One Archangium violaceum genomic window, CACGTATCAGGTCTCGTCCCTGCTCCAGGAGGGCGCCGACGTCTGTGGGCTGACGCGCCTCTACTACCACCAGCCGGCCACGGGCCGCTCCTGGCAGTACCAGTACCCGGACGGGCAGCGTCCCTGGGTGGCCGGCAACACCCTCTGCTACACGCGGGACTTCTGGCGCGGCAATCCCTTCCCAGACATCAACGTCGGAGAGGATGCACGCTTCCTCTGGAATGCTCCATCCCGGCGGCTGCTCTCCCTGGCGGACAGCACCTTCTTCGTTGCCTTCATCCATTCCACCAACGTGGACCTCAAGCGCGTCCATCACGCCTGGTGGCACCCCCATCCCACCGAGGCCCTGCGGACCCTCATGGGTGAAGCCTTCGACACCTACGCGCAGCTCCTCACCTCCGAGGCTCCTCTCTTGCCCCACGCCCAGGCTATCGGCACTCGCTCGTGAGGTTTGCCCGAGGCGGAGGCACCAGGGAGGCCCCACGCCGTAACAGGAGACCGGGTGTCAGAACGCATCGATGATTGTACTACAGTCGGACTTTGGTCTCTGCGCCCTGGAAGTTGTGGTTACCTACCCAGCAAGGAAGCACAACATGCAGGAGAGCGGGACCGAAGTCCCGCTGTAGTACTAAGGGGAGTGGATGGTGGGGGGCCCGAAGGTGAACCGGTAGGGCGGGTAGGAGCTGTTGCCCTCGAGGCCCGCGTATCCACAGGCCATGAGCCCGAAGTTGCTGCTGCGGTCGCCGGGCTTTGCCCCATACAGCTCCCGCTGGTTGTTGTGGCCACCGAGCGCTCGACGTGGAGCACCGAGAAGTCCAGCGGCAGCTGTATGGACGCTGCTACATTGCTGGCAGGTGTGGGAGCACCCGCGGAATTACTCAAGAAGGTGCGTGATGAAAGCCAAGATCCCCCGTCCCGCTCCGGTGAGCCCACAGCAGTCCTCCGCCGCGCATCGGGCCACCCTGGAGGAGAGGCCCTCCTCGGAGCTCCCCCTGTCGGAGCCACCCAGCCTCCAGTCTCAGCAGGAGACGGCCGAGCGTTTCGGACACCACCTGGAGCGCATTCCCGTCAGTAGCCAGAGCCGCATCCAAAACCCTCTGCAGAAACGAGCACTCGCGCCCCAGCCGGTGCAGCGCCTCGCCGAGATGGCGCCTCCGAACCGCACCGGGCTGCCCGATTCGCTCAAGGCGGGCATCGAGGCGATGTCGGGCGTGTCGCTCGACAGGGTCAAGGTCCATTACAATTCGTCCAAGCCCGCGCAGCTCAACGCCTATGCCTATGCGCAGGACCAGGACATCCACGTCGCGCCGGGCCAGGAGCAGCACCTGCCGCACGAGGCGTGGCACATCATCCAGCAGGCGCAGGGGCGCGTGCGCGCGACGATGCAGATGCAGGACGGCCTTGCAGTCAACGACGAGCACGGCCTCGAGCGCGAGGCCGAGGTGATGGGCGCCCGGGCGGCGCAATTGCAGGCGAAGTCCGCGGCGCACGGCTCGGGATGCGGTTGCGGCTGCTGCGCTGGCGGACAGCAGGCGGTCCAGAGCAAGGCGGTCCAGAGCAAGGCGGTCCGCGGCGCGCCGGTGCAGCTCTGCGTGCATTGCGGCGACAACAGCTGCATCAAGGGCGAGAAATGCGGCTATGACCGGTCGATGGGCGGCCTGTTCACCACCGACGCGCCCGCGGTGCTCCCCTACTACAGCTCCAACGCCAAGAAGCAGAGCGGCAAGGCGTTCGGCACCGAGCTCGAGCATCCGATCCCTGGCCAGGCGCTGCGGCTGATGGGTCAGGGTGGCGGCTATCGCCAGGAATATGTCGTGCCAACCGACACCGCCGTCCACCGCGGGGCAGTGAGCGGCGCGGGCGGCGGCATCAGTTCGACGGGCAGCAGTTCGACGTCCAGGGGCTGGGCCCAGCATCTTGCCAACCTGCCGACCAACTTCGATGTCGTGCGCTCGTCGCTGACCGAGCAGATCAACGCCCATCTGACGCAGGAGGCGTTCAGCGAGTCGGTGGCGCAACAGCTCTCGGACTGGCTCGTGGCGCAGCAACAGCAGGCGGGACGCATCACGGCCGTTGAGCGCGAGCAACTGCAAACACTGTTGATGAACCGCTACCTCGACAACAAGAAGTAAGCGTCGGCGGCGCGTTCCTAGCGCGCAGCGGGGCCAAGCTCCACCTCATCTCCTGTCGAGCCAACCAGCAACGCTCCCGCCGCCTTCGAGGGCTCAGCGCCAGATCCCTCCTATACACCAGTGAGACAGATCAGGCCGAGGCCTTCTTCTTCTTCTTTTCCCACTCGAACTTTCGGGATTTGTGTTTGTCGATCATGTCCGCGATGCGCTGCTAAGTACACGGATGTTTCAGATTGAGGATGGTCGCGTCGTCGGGAAGAGCATCCTCAAGCGCCTCTTGAACCAGATCCCTCAGGCATTCATCCGAGGTACAGGAGTTGATGACGGTATCGCTGTCTTCGTAGAGCTCTTCTATCCGATGCGCATATGAGGCGCGCCCGAATTTTTCCCAGCAGTCCTTGATGCGGCTGGCCCGCCAGTCGGGGCTCAAGAAGCTTGGGCACCTGTCGGTGGACGGCACGAAGGTGAAGGCCAATGCCAGCAAGCACAAGGCCATGAGCTACGGACGCATGGAGGAGGCCATGAAGAAGCTGGACGAGCAGATTGACAGGCTGCTGGAGGAGGCAGCGGCGCTGGATGCCGAGGAAGACAAGCGCTACGGCAAGGGGCGGCGCGGGGATGAGTTGTCCGAGGAGCTTAGGGAATCGAAGAAGCGCGCCGAGCGGCCGCGGGAGGCCGCGCGCCAAGTGGAGGCGGAGAAGAAGCTGGCGTTGCGGTGGAGAGGGAGAAGCGCCGGGAGAAGATTCAAAAGGCCAAGGAGGAAATGGAGAAGGAGGCCAGGGAGAAGGCCGAGGCCAAGGGCCAGGACAAGCCCGAGGAGGCGAAGCCCTCCGAGAAGGCACAGCGTAACTTCACGGACAGCGACTCGCGGATAATGCCGCGGGGAGGCACCTTCCAGCAGTCCTACAACGCGCAGGTTGCGGTGGACGCGGACACGCAGCTGATAGTGGCGCAGGAGATGGGGCAGATCGCCAACGATGCACGTCAGCTCGAGCCGATGGTGGCGCAGGCGCAGGCCAACACGGGGCTGGTGCCCGTGCAGCTGAGCGCGGACTCGGGCTACCTGTGCCAGGAGGACATCGAGAAGGTGGAGGCCAAGGGCGTGGAGCGCTTTATCGCCACGGGTCGCTCGAAGCACGGGGAGGAGGCGGCAGCGGCACCGCGCGGGCGCCCGCCCTAGGGCCTGAGCTTCAAGGAGCGGATGAGGCGCAAGCTGCTGACGAAGCGAGGCAAGGCGGCCTACGCCAGACGCAAGGTGACGGCCGAGCCCGTCATCGGCCAGGTGAAGAACGGGACGCTGCCGCGCTTCTCGCTGCGGGGCCTGCCCAAGGTACGCGGAGAATTCTCTCTGGCGTGCGCAGTGCACAATCTCAAGAAGCTGTGGCGTCAGGGATGGGAGTTGCTTGCGCAGGGCCTCGAGCGCGAGGGGATGCTCGGGGACGAGTGCGAGGGCCCGCTGGAAGGCCTCCCGCGCGCGCGAGAGGAGCCGCCCGCGCTCCTCCGGACTCACGGCGGATTGGGTGGAGAGGTGGAGGGCCGTCCTCAGCGCCCCTCGTAGCCCTCTGGCAGCTTCACGTTCACGTAGAAGGCGTACTCCACCGCCACGATGCGGTTCTGGAACGTCATCGGCTGGTAGCGGCGCGTGTGCATCATCTGGACGAGCGCGTCCCCCAGGTCCGCGGGCGCCTTGAGGACGCGGCAGTTCGTCACGTGCCCGCTCGTCTGGATGACGCACAGCAGGATGGCCTCGCCTTCAATGCCCGCGTGCAGGGGCCCCTCCGGGTAGATGAAGGGCTCGCCCGGGTCCACGAGCTGGGGCGGCATGGGCGTCATGCCCTCCTGGTAGGGCACCACCGGGGCCGTCCCGGCGTCGGCGGCCGGAGTGCCGGCATCGCGCGCGGAGGGGGTGCTTCCATCCGACACCCGCGTTGGCACGGGGGGCTCGTCACTGTGGGTGGGCCGAGCGCAGCGCGGCAGGTTGGAGGGCGGCTGCGCGGCGTGCTCGGGCCGCTTGCCGGTCCGCATGAACGCCACCAGCTCCTCCTCCGTGCCCAGGAAGACGTCCTGGTCCACGCACCCGGAGATGCCGTCCACCTTCCCGTGGTCGCCCACCTGCCAGAAGGTCCACGGGGCTCCCGCGTCCGGCCTGCCCGCAATCCACAGCGGGTAGTCCTGAAAGCCTCCGCCGAGCTGCTCCTTCCAGTAGGACGTGTCGCTATAAAGGATGGGCCGGCGCTTCGTCCCCTCCTCCACCCGCTCCAGCCACGTCCTCACCCCGGCGACGATGTCCGCGCGGTGCACTCCGTCCGTCACCTCCACGTCCAGCACGGGCGGCAAGTCACCGGCCTGGAGCGGAGGAAGGCTGCTCAGGAAGAACTCCGCCTGGTCGCTCGCGCTGTCCCGGGGGCGGTAGAAGTGGTACGCGCCGCGCGCCACCCCCGCATCCGCCAGCGCGCCCCAGTTGTCCTTGAAGCGAGGGTCATGGAAGTGCTTCCCCTCCGTCGCCTTCATGAAGACGAAGTTCGGCTTCTTCTTCAGCACCGTGGGCCAGTCCACCTCGCCCTGGAAGTGGGAGAGGTCGAAGCCCTGGGCCTGCACCCTGTCCGGGGGCGGAGGGGGCGGCGTGGACGGCGTGGGCCAGATGATGCCGGCTCCCAGCCCGAGCACCGCCATCACCAGCGCACCCAGCCCGAGCCTCCCCAGGCGCTGCGCGGGCGTGGGCGCGGGCTCGAAGCGCGGCGCGCGGAACCTGGGGGGACGCTTCGTGCTGCGTGCCGCCACCTGCCGCCCTGGAGCCTTCCCCGTCCCTGACTCCGCTGGAGACACGGGCGCTGAAGGAGAGGGCTGCGCCTGTTCGGAGGCACCAGCCGCCTCCGGGGAGGAGGGCTCGGACTGGGCCTCCAGGGCGGCGGTCTCGCGCTTGCGGTGGACGTACAGCAGCGACGCCACCTCGAGCGAGTGGCTCGCGGCGAGCGGCCCCGAGGCATTGGCGCCTCCGGTGACGAGCAGCTCGCCCGGGAGCATCACCGCCCCGGCGCCGCGCAGCGCCTCGGGCAGGGGCTCCTGGGGCAGCCAGGCATCGCTCGTGAAGCTGTAGCGCTCCACGTCGTCCAGCGGCTTGCCCGCGAAGCTGCCACCCACCACGTACAGCCGGTCATCCATTGCCGCCGCGGCCACCTCCGAGCGCGGCCGCTCCAGCGAGGCCAGCTGCGCCCAGCGGTCCTTGAGCGGGTCGAGCTGGGCATGCCGCGCCAGCGGCCGGGCCGGCAGCAGCAGGGGCTTGTGTTCGCCTCCCACCACGTGCAGGCGTCCCCGCAGCGCCTGGACGCCGAAGCGCCGGGCCGACACCTTCAGCGGCCTCGCCACCTCCCACCGCTCGAGCCGCGGGTCGTACACCTCCACCTGCGCGCTGGTGCGCTTGAGCCAGCTCAGCAGCCTGGGCCGGCGCAGCGTGTCCTCCACGCCCCACCACGGCAGGGGCCAGCACTCCAGGCCTCCCAGGACGAAGAGCAGGCCATCGCAGGCCACCGCGCCCGGCTCATCGCGAGGCGTGGGCAGCGGGGGCAGCGGCTCCGTCCACCGCCCCCCCTTCTCTCCGTCCCGGGGCGGCTCGAAGGCCACGTGGCGCGAGAGCGGGTGGCCGTGCGCGTCCCGGCCTCCCAGCACGTGGATGCGGTCGCCCAGCGCCACCGCCGTGAAGCCCGGCTGC contains:
- a CDS encoding TonB family protein — protein: MTSDYSRSTFNPRKHYNAVRMQQGRVQLDADWNEQADIQAHHQRQRTRDVIGPSGAPQEHAGFALEAEPAEGAAEEAPRTRLFIGPGRYYVDGVLCENEKRLALEEQPDSPGEPPPGEPGVYLAVLDVWERTLSAYEDPEIREVALGGPDTAVRTKTVWQVRTLRVSNDADAPDRGHKDLAWQQLLSRQEHRGEMRARRKPGVATELPGNLLYRVEVQEGGECAGGPLEHAGQWPVLEVESLEDGALGLRARHAHSVDEHLWRQGRFVEVVAEHGRHLARLSKVDAHTGRLELKPALPEEKGAPRLLRPIASLKWSRNNGTQALPIAGVQVTEDGPRVRLSVPLGTRGVELRVGDLVEAVDTPRVLRGEPGPLRHIRFVSEDRLEVTLDGPLPEGLGQQARDCPLLRRWDQTPGAPGPLAVDTQWVELEHGVQVQFTGEGSFHAGDFWTLAARTRTGDVEWPRDARQQPLALRPQGGEHRYSLLAVLRVDAQGDVGVEDRRLFFAPLSRGAGEPDVPAGPICFPEDVRVLGSLRVDAELDAGSIRGQLAHKTVGTHQLQHASVTAEKLAPHGVHARHLAPEVGMVPAGSCILSESPQPPHGYEESHLTVAAFDHHAEWVERTALPGVPSRVVLVTLKHVAYALQDTGQVWRCKGEAEAWEKVGHLPQPQPGFTAVALGDRIHVLGGRDAHGHPLSRHVAFEPPRDGEKGGRWTEPLPPLPTPRDEPGAVACDGLLFVLGGLECWPLPWWGVEDTLRRPRLLSWLKRTSAQVEVYDPRLERWEVARPLKVSARRFGVQALRGRLHVVGGEHKPLLLPARPLARHAQLDPLKDRWAQLASLERPRSEVAAAAMDDRLYVVGGSFAGKPLDDVERYSFTSDAWLPQEPLPEALRGAGAVMLPGELLVTGGANASGPLAASHSLEVASLLYVHRKRETAALEAQSEPSSPEAAGASEQAQPSPSAPVSPAESGTGKAPGRQVAARSTKRPPRFRAPRFEPAPTPAQRLGRLGLGALVMAVLGLGAGIIWPTPSTPPPPPPDRVQAQGFDLSHFQGEVDWPTVLKKKPNFVFMKATEGKHFHDPRFKDNWGALADAGVARGAYHFYRPRDSASDQAEFFLSSLPPLQAGDLPPVLDVEVTDGVHRADIVAGVRTWLERVEEGTKRRPILYSDTSYWKEQLGGGFQDYPLWIAGRPDAGAPWTFWQVGDHGKVDGISGCVDQDVFLGTEEELVAFMRTGKRPEHAAQPPSNLPRCARPTHSDEPPVPTRVSDGSTPSARDAGTPAADAGTAPVVPYQEGMTPMPPQLVDPGEPFIYPEGPLHAGIEGEAILLCVIQTSGHVTNCRVLKAPADLGDALVQMMHTRRYQPMTFQNRIVAVEYAFYVNVKLPEGYEGR
- a CDS encoding DUF4157 domain-containing protein, which translates into the protein MKAKIPRPAPVSPQQSSAAHRATLEERPSSELPLSEPPSLQSQQETAERFGHHLERIPVSSQSRIQNPLQKRALAPQPVQRLAEMAPPNRTGLPDSLKAGIEAMSGVSLDRVKVHYNSSKPAQLNAYAYAQDQDIHVAPGQEQHLPHEAWHIIQQAQGRVRATMQMQDGLAVNDEHGLEREAEVMGARAAQLQAKSAAHGSGCGCGCCAGGQQAVQSKAVQSKAVRGAPVQLCVHCGDNSCIKGEKCGYDRSMGGLFTTDAPAVLPYYSSNAKKQSGKAFGTELEHPIPGQALRLMGQGGGYRQEYVVPTDTAVHRGAVSGAGGGISSTGSSSTSRGWAQHLANLPTNFDVVRSSLTEQINAHLTQEAFSESVAQQLSDWLVAQQQQAGRITAVEREQLQTLLMNRYLDNKK
- a CDS encoding transposase; translated protein: MEREKRREKIQKAKEEMEKEAREKAEAKGQDKPEEAKPSEKAQRNFTDSDSRIMPRGGTFQQSYNAQVAVDADTQLIVAQEMGQIANDARQLEPMVAQAQANTGLVPVQLSADSGYLCQEDIEKVEAKGVERFIATGRSKHGEEAAAAPRGRPP
- a CDS encoding transposase, with amino-acid sequence MRRKLLTKRGKAAYARRKVTAEPVIGQVKNGTLPRFSLRGLPKVRGEFSLACAVHNLKKLWRQGWELLAQGLEREGMLGDECEGPLEGLPRAREEPPALLRTHGGLGGEVEGRPQRPS